Sequence from the Desulfuromonas acetexigens genome:
CAAAAGTCAATGTGGCATCTTCGCCATAATCGAATTGATAAAGCCCGGAAACTTCCGGTTGTAGCCGATCTGCTTTTGTGTTTTGCCACTCGGCGGACGGCAGTTGATTCACCTGGTATTCAGCGGCGGAGATGCCGGGTGTCGTGAATAAAAACACGAAAAACAGCCCCAGGGAATACAGGCAGCGTTTAGGTGGGAGCATATGCCATCCTTTTCATGTTTAATGACGATTCTGGAAAGACGCATTTTACCTCCGAGTGGCAATCAACATTTCAGGGGCTGGCTCCTTGAGATACATCCAATGGGCATGTTTTCTCTGGAGCCATGTTATTTGATCCTAAATCCGTAAGATCACAATCAGAAAAATTTTTACGAATGTGTGATTTTTCACGACCATTCCCCCACCTGAGCTCCTGATTTTTCAGGAGCATTCCTCCACCCCGTTTTCAAGAGCATTCCCCCACCTCAGGCAGAATTTTTCACGGGCATTCCCCCACCCCTGAGATTATCGGCACGGCGCTGTTCCTAACCTGTATCTTGCCTTCTTTCATTCACTCGTTGGAGGAAGGAAGGCATGGCACACAAGGAGTACGGCGTGACGGATATTATTGACCTTTTACGCAGAGCTAAAGCCAAAGACAGCCAGCGCCGCATTGCCCGGGCGACAGGCATGGACCGCAAGACCGTGCGCAACTACCTGGGGCTCGCCGCCGAGCATGGCTTTGCCGATTCGGTTGCCGACGATCAGTTGCCCGAGATTGCCGCAGCGGTCTTTCGCCAGGTGCACGGTGGCCAGAATAAGTCATCCGATTCGGCCGCCGGTGCCTGCGCGGTGTTGGTGCCCCACCGTGGGCTGCTTTCCGGTTGGCTGGAGACGGACGGACTGTCCCTGACCAAGGCCCACATCAAGCTCGGTCGCATGGGGGTCGACGTTACCTACAGTACCCTCTACCGCTATGCCCGGGAGACTCTCGGCTTTGGCGGCCCGAAGGTGACGGTGCGCATGGCCCAGACCGAACCGGGCGAGGTGGCCCAGTGCGATTTCGGCCGCATGGGGCTGGTGTTCGACCCCGAAACCGGCAGGGACCGGGTGCTGCACGCCTTGGTTGTGACCCTGGTGTTCAGCCGGCACCAGTATGTCTTCCTCACCCATCGTCAGGATTTGGATGCCCTGATCTCCGGGATCGAGGAGGCCTGGGAGTTCTTCGGCGGGGTCAGCAGGCGCCTGATCATCGATAACATGAAGGCGGCGGTGATCAAGGCCGACCGCTATGAGCCGGTCTTCAACCGCACGTTTCAGGAGTATTCCCAGCACCGCGGCTTCCTCATCGACGCGGCGGTGGCCCGTCACCCGGAGGGCAAGGCGACGGTGGAAAATCAGGTCAAGTACGTC
This genomic interval carries:
- the istA gene encoding IS21 family transposase, giving the protein MAHKEYGVTDIIDLLRRAKAKDSQRRIARATGMDRKTVRNYLGLAAEHGFADSVADDQLPEIAAAVFRQVHGGQNKSSDSAAGACAVLVPHRGLLSGWLETDGLSLTKAHIKLGRMGVDVTYSTLYRYARETLGFGGPKVTVRMAQTEPGEVAQCDFGRMGLVFDPETGRDRVLHALVVTLVFSRHQYVFLTHRQDLDALISGIEEAWEFFGGVSRRLIIDNMKAAVIKADRYEPVFNRTFQEYSQHRGFLIDAAVARHPEGKATVENQVKYVRDNFFAGEAFTDREHAQQEAERWCRTTAGLRLHGSTRQRPLWVFEQEEQPVLLPLSGERFDVPVWAQCKVHPDHHIRFKNALYSLPTRYVGKQVEVKGTRALVRIYLQNQLIKTHPKAAPGKRSTDFNDYPKEKSAYALRDVAFYLRKAGENGEKQGAFMAELLAGDVPWAYIRQAQQLLRLTDKYGAARVEAACARALAFGLMNVSRVERIIKQSLGNSAAPAGRVTSLPPARFVRDAGYFNHTTNHHTPQEDTHGDHR